The Shewanella mangrovisoli genome has a window encoding:
- a CDS encoding type III PLP-dependent enzyme — protein MSQFQSIDVADYYDAQTFKRIEEFAKDKATPFVVIDTSIIAKQYDDMVNSFPYADVYYAVKANPAAEILTLLKNKGSNFDIASIYELDMVTNVGVTPDRVSYGNTIKKRQDVRAFYERGVRMYASDSEADLRMIAEEAPGSRIYVRILTEGTDTADWPLSRKFGCQNEMAYELLVLAKELGLEPFGISFHVGSQQRDIGAWDSAIGKVKSIFDRLRDEHNIVLKMINMGGGFPANYIDKTNQLGVYAEQITHFLKEDFGDDLPQIILEPGRSLISNAGVLVSEVVLISKKSYTALERWVFTDVGKFSGLIETMDEAIKFPIFTHKQGELDKCVIAGPTCDSADIMYEHYSYGLPNDLAIGDRMYWLTAGAYTTTYSAVCFNGFPPLKDYYL, from the coding sequence ATGAGCCAATTTCAATCTATTGATGTTGCTGACTATTATGATGCTCAAACCTTCAAACGTATCGAAGAGTTTGCTAAAGATAAAGCGACCCCGTTCGTGGTGATTGATACCAGTATCATTGCGAAACAATACGATGACATGGTTAATAGTTTTCCTTATGCCGATGTTTATTATGCAGTTAAGGCAAACCCTGCGGCTGAGATCCTGACGTTACTGAAAAACAAAGGGTCAAACTTCGATATTGCGTCGATTTATGAATTAGATATGGTCACTAACGTGGGCGTAACGCCTGACCGCGTGAGCTATGGCAATACCATCAAAAAGCGTCAAGATGTGCGTGCGTTTTATGAGCGTGGTGTGCGTATGTATGCATCGGATTCTGAAGCCGATTTACGTATGATCGCCGAAGAAGCGCCGGGTTCACGCATCTATGTGCGCATCCTGACCGAAGGTACAGACACCGCCGATTGGCCACTGTCTCGTAAGTTTGGTTGCCAAAATGAGATGGCTTATGAGCTGCTAGTTCTGGCGAAGGAGTTAGGCTTAGAGCCCTTTGGTATTTCATTCCACGTGGGTTCACAGCAACGTGATATCGGTGCTTGGGATTCGGCGATTGGTAAAGTGAAGAGCATCTTCGATCGTCTGCGTGATGAGCACAACATCGTCCTGAAGATGATCAACATGGGGGGCGGTTTCCCTGCTAACTATATCGACAAAACCAATCAACTCGGTGTGTATGCTGAACAAATCACCCACTTCCTGAAGGAAGATTTTGGTGACGATTTGCCACAGATCATTCTGGAGCCAGGTCGCTCACTGATCTCTAACGCTGGGGTATTGGTGTCTGAGGTGGTGCTGATCAGTAAGAAATCCTACACCGCACTAGAGCGTTGGGTATTTACCGATGTGGGTAAGTTCTCTGGTTTAATCGAAACCATGGATGAGGCGATTAAATTCCCAATCTTCACCCATAAACAAGGTGAGTTGGATAAATGTGTTATCGCCGGCCCGACCTGCGATAGCGCCGACATCATGTACGAACACTACAGCTATGGCCTGCCGAATGACCTAGCAATTGGAGACCGTATGTACTGGTTAACTGCCGGTGCTTACACCACCACTTATTCAGCGGTGTGTTTTAACGGTTTCCCACCTCTGAAGGATTACTACCTGTAA
- a CDS encoding mechanosensitive ion channel family protein has protein sequence MITPGLDQELQQLQGVYQLITEFLVNYSFQLLGAALVFLLGLWVASKVSRLVAKQCEKHQIDITLSNFVSNLIRILIIVMVAIIALGKIGISVTPMVAAIGAASLGAGLALQGMLSNYAAGVTIIVTRPFVVGNTIEIKGESGVVTRINLGMTILTNEEGEQISIPNKHIVGEILHNSFSNKLVETQFNLSYNNDPEAAISLITELLSQNPNVSQDTTPNIGINGFNAIGIEIGVRYWVPTQSYFQHKYKINLAIYNALKQAGIEMACPVREIHLQEK, from the coding sequence ATGATAACACCAGGGCTCGATCAAGAATTGCAACAACTGCAGGGCGTTTACCAGCTGATCACCGAGTTTTTAGTCAATTATAGTTTCCAATTACTCGGTGCCGCTTTGGTCTTTTTGTTGGGTCTGTGGGTCGCCAGCAAAGTCTCGCGCTTAGTGGCCAAACAGTGTGAAAAACACCAAATCGACATCACCCTCAGTAACTTTGTCAGCAATCTGATCCGTATCCTGATCATTGTCATGGTGGCGATTATAGCCCTAGGCAAGATAGGCATTAGCGTCACCCCCATGGTAGCAGCGATTGGTGCGGCTTCCCTCGGTGCAGGTTTAGCCCTACAGGGCATGCTGTCGAACTATGCAGCAGGGGTCACTATTATTGTGACTCGCCCTTTTGTGGTTGGAAATACCATCGAAATCAAAGGTGAAAGCGGTGTCGTCACGCGGATTAATTTGGGGATGACGATTTTAACCAATGAGGAAGGCGAGCAAATTAGTATTCCTAACAAGCACATCGTCGGCGAGATCTTACATAACTCCTTCAGTAATAAGCTGGTCGAAACCCAATTTAACCTGAGTTATAACAATGACCCAGAGGCGGCGATAAGCCTCATCACTGAGCTGCTGAGCCAAAACCCCAATGTCAGTCAGGACACTACGCCAAATATTGGTATCAATGGTTTTAATGCCATCGGTATTGAGATTGGTGTGCGTTACTGGGTACCGACCCAAAGTTACTTCCAGCATAAATACAAGATAAATCTAGCGATTTACAACGCCCTCAAACAGGCTGGAATCGAAATGGCTTGCCCAGTGCGAGAAATTCATCTGCAAGAAAAGTAA
- a CDS encoding tetratricopeptide repeat protein: MSLILIIIAFVVLFILFAKYQKKKIQAEALAAGEPSALLNHGLTLINQGEVNSGLDYIQQAVDKGFAVAAIAMAELYSGRFQQVPADPKASEYWYRKAAEIDPQFLPMITLPSLVASEAQTPEQLREQVEQLKASAEAGQVEFQYELAYLYLRQPFLDPDASQAIYWFEKVAAQGNQDAYYHLGTLYWHDERVTPDYSKAREYFEKAVAAGDELAKDNLGHMLAAGQGGPKDLVRAEALLSEYAAENDFRQYYLGKRFLYGEDFAVDYSKARYWLEKSCAADNVFAKLALAHLKLLDPQTDNDYQQARAEFETLASQWQEEALFGLGKIYEEGLGVSRQPIKALMYYQLAAMSHISDYQDAYEKLSKRLGTLEIREAQNLCNNFLHQHPIPNQQQAYYHLNQAETCRKGEHPSREALQTAESWYRKAADLGSQDGMQALVDINRHESIDKPVQTYIWSSILLRNFGQYGMNSDQLLYQQQALSRLTESELLYAQDEIERIETQLAPYLQSNE; the protein is encoded by the coding sequence ATGTCGTTGATACTTATCATTATAGCCTTTGTCGTTCTGTTTATTCTTTTTGCCAAATACCAAAAAAAGAAGATACAAGCCGAAGCGCTTGCCGCGGGGGAACCCTCGGCGCTACTCAATCACGGACTTACATTAATCAATCAGGGCGAAGTCAACTCGGGCCTAGACTATATTCAGCAGGCCGTCGATAAAGGCTTCGCCGTAGCCGCCATTGCTATGGCCGAGTTGTATTCGGGTCGATTCCAACAAGTCCCCGCCGATCCCAAGGCATCTGAATATTGGTATCGAAAAGCCGCCGAGATCGATCCGCAATTTTTACCCATGATCACCCTGCCGAGCTTGGTAGCCTCTGAGGCGCAAACCCCCGAGCAATTACGCGAACAGGTCGAACAACTCAAAGCCAGTGCTGAAGCGGGGCAAGTCGAGTTTCAATATGAGCTCGCCTATTTGTATCTCAGACAACCCTTTCTCGATCCCGATGCTAGCCAAGCCATTTATTGGTTCGAAAAGGTGGCCGCCCAAGGCAACCAAGATGCCTATTACCACCTAGGCACCCTATATTGGCACGATGAACGTGTCACGCCAGACTATAGCAAAGCGCGGGAATACTTTGAGAAAGCCGTCGCCGCCGGTGATGAACTCGCAAAAGATAACTTAGGCCATATGCTGGCCGCAGGCCAAGGTGGCCCTAAGGATCTCGTCCGTGCCGAAGCCTTACTCAGCGAATATGCCGCAGAAAATGATTTTCGCCAGTATTACCTAGGTAAACGTTTCCTCTACGGTGAAGATTTTGCCGTCGACTATAGCAAGGCTCGCTATTGGTTAGAAAAATCCTGCGCCGCTGACAATGTCTTTGCTAAGTTAGCGCTGGCACACCTTAAACTACTCGACCCACAAACGGATAATGACTACCAGCAGGCAAGAGCAGAATTCGAGACGCTGGCGTCCCAGTGGCAAGAAGAAGCCCTATTCGGCCTTGGTAAAATCTACGAGGAAGGCTTAGGCGTCTCTCGCCAACCGATTAAAGCCTTAATGTATTACCAACTGGCGGCCATGAGCCATATCAGTGACTATCAAGACGCATACGAGAAGCTCAGTAAGCGCTTGGGCACCTTAGAGATCCGCGAAGCCCAGAACCTGTGTAATAACTTTCTGCATCAACACCCTATCCCCAATCAGCAGCAGGCGTATTACCATCTTAACCAAGCAGAAACCTGCCGCAAGGGCGAGCATCCGAGCCGCGAAGCGCTGCAAACCGCAGAGTCTTGGTACCGCAAAGCCGCTGATTTAGGCAGCCAAGATGGCATGCAAGCCCTCGTTGACATCAACCGCCATGAGTCGATTGATAAACCGGTACAAACATATATTTGGTCGAGCATATTACTGCGCAACTTTGGTCAATACGGGATGAATAGCGATCAACTCTTGTATCAACAACAGGCCCTATCCCGCTTAACGGAGTCCGAGCTGTTGTATGCCCAAGATGAAATCGAGAGGATTGAAACCCAACTAGCGCCTTACTTACAGAGCAACGAATAA
- a CDS encoding LysR family transcriptional regulator, with product MVDLRLLRFFIAIYEENNITAAATRCYVSQPSLSAGLKQLEEELGGALFERSKKGVKALDSAHYLYPLAVKLVEEASKLPALFMAKASRQKLRLAVMPDLSQRRLAGLLTQINQAISHLDLELVDYQSPADCRLTLDSLRHEDEVFFPLWEEDYVLCVPREHRLAQLSSIRPEELSQYDFIECPPCEAHQQTIGLLACSNLSLNLVAKAESKSLVMSLVLAGFGVSFLPDGLIEDEPRLKQIKLDGPRMFRRIGLCYPSHQTVAPTLATLLRHLSKTTA from the coding sequence ATGGTAGATTTACGCTTATTGCGCTTTTTTATCGCGATTTATGAAGAAAACAATATTACCGCGGCGGCAACGCGCTGTTATGTCAGCCAGCCCTCGCTCTCGGCTGGGCTTAAACAGCTAGAGGAAGAGCTAGGCGGCGCCTTATTCGAGCGCAGTAAAAAGGGCGTAAAAGCTTTGGATAGCGCCCACTATCTGTATCCGCTGGCGGTTAAGTTGGTGGAGGAAGCCAGTAAATTACCCGCTCTATTTATGGCAAAAGCGAGTCGGCAAAAGTTGCGTTTAGCCGTGATGCCCGATCTGAGTCAGCGTCGCCTTGCTGGGTTATTAACTCAAATCAATCAGGCGATTAGCCATTTAGATTTAGAGCTGGTGGATTATCAAAGTCCTGCGGATTGCCGATTAACCCTAGACAGTTTACGCCATGAGGATGAAGTGTTTTTTCCGTTATGGGAGGAGGACTATGTGCTGTGTGTGCCAAGGGAGCATAGGCTTGCGCAGCTCAGCAGTATTCGCCCCGAAGAGTTAAGTCAGTACGACTTTATTGAGTGTCCACCCTGCGAGGCGCACCAGCAAACCATAGGCTTACTCGCCTGCAGCAATTTGTCGCTCAATTTGGTGGCGAAGGCAGAATCTAAGTCTTTGGTGATGTCACTGGTACTGGCGGGATTTGGGGTGAGTTTTCTCCCCGATGGATTAATCGAAGACGAGCCTCGACTTAAGCAGATTAAACTCGATGGTCCTCGGATGTTTCGCCGTATTGGTTTGTGTTATCCATCCCATCAAACCGTTGCGCCAACGTTGGCAACATTGTTGCGGCATTTGAGCAAAACCACGGCTTAA
- a CDS encoding SDR family oxidoreductase, giving the protein MTKPTQSLVVITGASSGIGAAIAKQFSAAGHPLLLLARRVEPMQALELPNSLSIGVDVTDTTAIKAAINQAEAQFGPVGCLINNAGVMLLGQIDTQDPNEWSRMLNINVMGVLNGIHAVLAGMKGRKTGTIINISSVAGRKTFPNHAAYCATKFAVHALTENIREEVAMDDVRLVTIAPGAVETELLSHTTDDAIKAGYHDWKQQMGGVIAPENVAAAALFAWQQPQNVCVREIVLAPTRQQP; this is encoded by the coding sequence ATGACAAAACCCACTCAGTCCCTCGTTGTGATCACTGGCGCCTCATCGGGCATAGGTGCCGCCATCGCTAAACAATTTAGCGCCGCAGGACACCCGCTATTACTACTGGCGCGCCGTGTAGAACCAATGCAAGCCCTTGAGTTACCCAATAGCCTGTCCATAGGTGTCGATGTGACCGACACCACCGCCATCAAGGCCGCCATTAACCAAGCGGAAGCACAGTTTGGCCCAGTCGGTTGCCTTATCAACAACGCTGGCGTCATGCTGCTTGGGCAAATCGATACCCAAGATCCCAACGAATGGAGCCGCATGCTCAATATCAATGTGATGGGCGTACTCAATGGTATCCATGCGGTTTTAGCCGGAATGAAGGGGCGCAAAACCGGCACCATTATCAATATCAGTTCGGTCGCGGGACGTAAGACCTTCCCCAACCATGCTGCTTATTGCGCGACTAAATTTGCCGTGCATGCCTTAACCGAAAACATCCGCGAAGAAGTCGCAATGGACGATGTACGCCTGGTCACCATAGCGCCGGGAGCGGTCGAGACAGAACTCTTAAGCCACACCACGGATGATGCTATCAAAGCCGGTTACCATGATTGGAAGCAACAAATGGGCGGCGTGATTGCCCCTGAAAACGTTGCGGCCGCGGCATTATTTGCTTGGCAACAACCACAAAATGTCTGTGTGCGTGAGATAGTGCTAGCGCCGACACGCCAACAGCCTTAA
- a CDS encoding c-type cytochrome encodes MMKTSTKIAIAVALISSLGLQAYAADGGNPKKGKHLYKKECKACHSQNGEGGELTPMSKTMSQWDRFFDKDKHKLKPEVFNGLTEQDLKDIQQFLYDHAADSEQPQTCG; translated from the coding sequence ATGATGAAAACTTCAACTAAGATCGCAATCGCCGTCGCGCTAATCAGCAGTTTGGGACTTCAAGCCTACGCCGCCGATGGAGGCAATCCCAAAAAGGGAAAACACCTCTATAAAAAAGAATGTAAAGCCTGCCATAGCCAAAATGGTGAAGGTGGCGAGCTGACCCCAATGAGCAAAACCATGAGCCAATGGGACCGCTTCTTCGACAAAGATAAACACAAACTCAAACCTGAGGTATTCAATGGCCTCACCGAGCAAGATCTCAAAGATATACAGCAATTCCTGTATGACCATGCCGCCGACTCGGAGCAACCGCAAACCTGCGGTTAA
- a CDS encoding DUF3373 domain-containing protein, which yields MRTPTLISILVANALFMSGQTFAAANETPADTQKMAELKQQLADITEQLDELNSRVDKTERHTSLDRLEITGDFRTKAHSLHYRDVVWNPAIKVNFNDFGAKAMSGAFGMPNDPNSPLGQMMQANPDLAAAFQNGMLQGVMPYVLAQQHIQDIDNDIFYTTRLRLNLKAKVWDNVSFAGRLSMYKNWGDSTGVQVFDSWRSFTMDGTSSGNTSGDWLRVERAYFDWKKINGSEFYLSIGRRPSTYGPPSHYRENELRGGTPSGHLVNFNFDGATLGYNLGEITGVEGQVVRFCYGQGFESQWGNGEMFGDIVTKDTHLGGFNIDAINDGTNFLQFTLFGAKDINDGFKGTMAFPTQLAGILAPTMYQDMQKFDNFNFVTRVQPSGVIGDMYLGGIGFAREEANDIKWFASLGWTRAEPNGNAGMFGGMLSDAVFEAELNSTGTEIIMVPKTSDDADTKDGYGIYVGIQIPAPYGKFGLEYNYGSKYWTPFTQAQDDPIGSKLATRGHVGEAYYIFDINPKMFIKLAGLYYDYEYTGSGTPVGAPQKIDEVLAGSAYSMLPVVDKAFDVNASLTINF from the coding sequence ATGCGTACACCTACACTCATTTCGATATTGGTTGCAAATGCGCTGTTTATGTCAGGCCAAACCTTTGCCGCAGCCAACGAAACACCAGCCGACACCCAAAAAATGGCCGAGCTGAAACAACAGCTGGCCGATATCACCGAACAGCTCGATGAACTCAATAGCCGTGTCGATAAAACCGAACGCCACACCTCGTTAGACCGCCTTGAAATCACTGGCGACTTTAGAACCAAGGCTCACTCACTGCATTACCGCGATGTCGTTTGGAACCCCGCCATTAAGGTGAACTTTAATGACTTTGGCGCCAAGGCCATGTCCGGCGCCTTTGGGATGCCAAACGATCCTAACTCGCCTCTCGGACAGATGATGCAAGCCAATCCTGATCTGGCCGCCGCCTTTCAAAATGGCATGTTACAGGGCGTGATGCCCTATGTACTCGCGCAGCAACATATCCAAGATATTGATAACGATATCTTTTACACCACTCGCCTGCGGTTAAATCTTAAGGCAAAGGTATGGGATAACGTCAGCTTTGCCGGTCGTCTGAGCATGTACAAAAACTGGGGCGACTCCACCGGCGTGCAAGTGTTCGACTCCTGGCGTTCATTCACTATGGATGGCACCAGCAGCGGCAACACCAGTGGTGACTGGCTGCGGGTAGAGCGCGCCTATTTCGACTGGAAAAAAATCAATGGCTCCGAGTTTTACCTTTCGATTGGTCGCCGTCCATCCACCTATGGCCCACCAAGCCACTACCGTGAAAACGAACTGCGTGGCGGCACACCTTCGGGCCATTTAGTTAACTTTAACTTCGACGGTGCCACCTTAGGTTACAACCTAGGGGAAATCACTGGCGTTGAGGGACAAGTGGTTCGCTTCTGTTATGGCCAAGGCTTTGAATCCCAATGGGGTAATGGCGAAATGTTTGGCGACATAGTCACCAAAGATACTCACCTCGGCGGCTTTAATATCGATGCCATCAACGACGGCACTAACTTCCTGCAATTTACCCTGTTTGGTGCCAAAGACATCAACGACGGCTTTAAAGGCACTATGGCCTTCCCGACCCAACTGGCAGGCATTTTAGCCCCGACCATGTATCAAGATATGCAAAAGTTCGACAACTTTAACTTTGTCACCCGAGTGCAACCTAGCGGCGTCATTGGTGATATGTACCTCGGCGGTATTGGCTTTGCACGGGAAGAAGCTAACGATATCAAATGGTTTGCCTCACTAGGCTGGACGCGCGCAGAGCCAAATGGCAATGCCGGCATGTTCGGCGGCATGTTATCCGATGCGGTGTTCGAAGCAGAGCTCAACAGCACAGGCACCGAAATCATTATGGTGCCGAAAACCAGCGATGATGCCGATACCAAAGATGGTTATGGCATCTATGTAGGTATTCAAATCCCAGCGCCCTACGGCAAGTTTGGCTTGGAATATAACTACGGTTCTAAATATTGGACGCCTTTCACTCAAGCCCAAGATGACCCAATCGGTAGCAAGTTAGCCACCCGTGGCCACGTCGGCGAAGCCTATTACATCTTTGATATCAATCCCAAAATGTTTATCAAACTGGCAGGGCTCTACTACGACTACGAATACACAGGTAGCGGCACGCCTGTGGGCGCACCACAAAAAATCGATGAGGTGTTAGCGGGCTCAGCCTATTCAATGCTGCCAGTGGTCGATAAGGCCTTCGATGTGAACGCCTCGCTGACCATTAACTTCTAA